The following are from one region of the Shinella sp. PSBB067 genome:
- a CDS encoding acyl-CoA dehydrogenase family protein, with amino-acid sequence MNILDKTLATDELVARIHGIGPLLRENAAKADRERRVPDECVEALTSIGALKINTPKRFGGHEGGARMLLEAASTIGYYCTNAAWISVISNVSVMLPLRFPEAVIERLWAGGGPLRMASVIVTPGSTAVREGDGYRVSGEWPFASNIFHANWALGVVSIKETPDAEPELGYAILHKDQYTIKDTWYTIGMRGTGSNTFAAKDQFVPADQVVRAGAMLGPDLEASADASFLQRLAPVSMFPTVIVSGPLGAARAALDLTIEAASRRPVTYSKYAPQNTSGAFAQGIGAASAKIDTAAMFLRRACDTIDVAARGIVPMSRDARAGIRNDIAHATKNLSEAMDDIAWLHGTATFADANPIGRLYRDVQTGVRHAMAAAPLGYEIGGAALLGVEPPTPLV; translated from the coding sequence ATGAACATCCTGGACAAGACTCTGGCGACCGATGAGCTGGTCGCACGCATCCACGGCATCGGGCCGCTGCTGCGCGAGAACGCCGCCAAGGCGGACCGCGAACGGCGCGTCCCCGATGAATGCGTCGAGGCGCTGACCTCGATCGGAGCGCTGAAGATCAACACGCCCAAGCGCTTCGGGGGCCATGAGGGCGGAGCGCGGATGCTGCTGGAGGCGGCCAGCACCATCGGTTACTACTGCACGAATGCCGCGTGGATCAGCGTCATCTCGAACGTCTCGGTGATGTTGCCGCTGCGCTTTCCCGAAGCGGTGATCGAGCGGCTGTGGGCCGGTGGCGGGCCGCTTCGGATGGCCTCGGTAATCGTCACCCCCGGCAGCACCGCCGTGCGCGAAGGGGATGGCTATCGCGTCAGCGGTGAATGGCCCTTTGCGTCGAACATTTTCCATGCGAATTGGGCGCTCGGCGTGGTCTCGATCAAAGAGACGCCCGACGCAGAGCCTGAGCTCGGTTACGCCATCCTGCACAAGGACCAGTACACGATCAAGGATACCTGGTACACGATCGGGATGCGCGGCACCGGCAGCAACACATTCGCTGCCAAGGACCAGTTCGTTCCGGCCGATCAGGTGGTGCGGGCGGGCGCGATGCTGGGTCCGGACTTGGAAGCTTCGGCCGATGCCTCGTTTCTGCAGAGGCTTGCGCCGGTTTCGATGTTCCCGACGGTGATCGTCTCCGGTCCTCTGGGAGCGGCGCGTGCGGCGCTCGACCTGACCATCGAGGCTGCGTCCAGACGGCCGGTGACCTATTCGAAATACGCCCCCCAGAACACGTCGGGCGCTTTCGCCCAGGGGATCGGCGCGGCCAGCGCCAAGATCGACACCGCAGCGATGTTCCTGCGCCGCGCCTGCGACACCATTGACGTCGCCGCGCGCGGGATCGTGCCGATGTCGCGCGATGCGCGCGCGGGCATCCGCAATGACATCGCCCATGCCACCAAGAACCTGTCCGAGGCGATGGACGACATTGCCTGGCTGCATGGCACCGCGACCTTCGCGGACGCCAACCCGATCGGCCGGCTGTACCGGGACGTCCAGACCGGGGTGCGCCACGCCATGGCCGCCGCGCCGCTCGGCTACGAGATCGGCGGGGCTGCGTTGCTCGGTGTCGAGCCGCCGACGCCGCTGGTCTAA
- a CDS encoding PHB depolymerase family esterase — translation MRSLSDTLERLARLRSIKPAAPAGSILRTLDHFGDNPGALAAWQHVPKQLPAAPPLVVVLHGCTQTAAGYDAGSGWSALAEDYGFVVLFPEQNRQNNANLCFNWFNAADTRRDQGEARSIRQMIASVVADHGIDERRIYITGLSAGGAMANAMLACYPEVFAGGAIIAGLPYAAASTVPEAFDRMRGQGLPGAGRLQASLRAASRHDGAWPTVSVWHGTGDNTVVPDNASAIVAQWRGVHAVADQPTEVEAIDRHSRSVWRDDRGMEAIELYRISGMGHGTPIDTSSGYGRAAPFMLDVGMSSTVQIARSWGLAASFERRDRPRASPPAERAAAQQPLSGGSGNGIQSVIENALRSAGLMK, via the coding sequence ATGAGATCCCTATCCGATACACTCGAACGGCTCGCGCGGCTGCGCTCGATCAAACCCGCCGCGCCGGCCGGCTCCATCCTGAGGACGCTCGATCATTTCGGAGACAACCCGGGCGCTTTGGCGGCGTGGCAGCATGTCCCGAAGCAATTGCCGGCGGCACCGCCCCTGGTGGTCGTGCTGCACGGCTGCACGCAGACCGCCGCCGGTTATGATGCCGGCTCCGGCTGGTCGGCGCTTGCGGAAGACTACGGCTTCGTGGTGCTCTTTCCCGAACAGAACAGGCAGAACAATGCGAACCTGTGTTTCAACTGGTTCAATGCCGCGGACACCCGACGAGACCAGGGCGAAGCGCGCTCCATCCGGCAGATGATCGCCTCTGTCGTCGCCGACCATGGCATCGATGAGCGCCGGATCTACATCACCGGCCTTTCCGCCGGGGGCGCCATGGCAAACGCCATGCTGGCCTGCTACCCGGAGGTCTTTGCCGGCGGCGCCATCATCGCCGGCCTGCCCTATGCCGCCGCCTCGACCGTTCCCGAGGCATTCGACCGCATGCGCGGCCAAGGTCTTCCCGGCGCGGGCCGCCTCCAGGCAAGCCTTCGCGCCGCCTCGCGACATGACGGCGCCTGGCCGACGGTTTCCGTCTGGCACGGCACGGGCGACAACACGGTGGTTCCGGACAATGCGTCCGCGATCGTCGCGCAATGGCGCGGCGTCCATGCGGTTGCCGACCAGCCGACGGAGGTCGAGGCGATCGATCGGCATTCACGATCCGTATGGCGCGACGACCGCGGCATGGAGGCAATCGAGCTCTACAGGATTTCCGGCATGGGGCACGGCACGCCGATCGACACGTCCAGTGGCTATGGAAGGGCCGCACCCTTCATGCTCGACGTCGGCATGTCCTCGACGGTGCAGATTGCAAGAAGTTGGGGCCTTGCCGCCTCCTTCGAGCGCCGCGACCGACCGCGTGCCTCGCCGCCGGCAGAAAGAGCGGCAGCGCAGCAGCCCCTGTCCGGCGGCTCCGGCAACGGCATCCAGTCGGTGATCGAGAACGCGCTGCGTTCCGCAGGTTTGATGAAGTGA
- a CDS encoding fumarylacetoacetate hydrolase family protein, producing the protein MRLVTYRSNAEAEARLGVLDGDLVVDAQRLGAQAGFPLPSRMLDLIDLGPAALAVLGTALADTRGRWQAGVAVPAGNVKLLSPIPRPRKNIFGIGLNYVEHVAESARTLDTSKELPKQPVIFSKPPTTVVGPGDAIEHNARITRQLDWEVELAVIIGRTARRVTEADALSCVFGYSVMIDMSARDCRRAGQWIYSKGQDTYAPFGPCIVTADEIADPHSLDLWLTVNGEVKQKSNTRHMLFKVPALIADISAGITLEPGDIIATGTPDGVGAGRDPQEWVWPGDVIEAGVDGIGRLRHSVVAV; encoded by the coding sequence ATGCGTCTTGTCACTTATCGCAGCAATGCCGAGGCGGAAGCCCGTCTCGGTGTCCTCGACGGCGATCTGGTCGTCGATGCCCAACGCCTGGGCGCGCAGGCGGGTTTTCCCCTGCCGTCCCGGATGCTCGACCTGATCGACCTGGGGCCGGCCGCACTGGCCGTGCTGGGGACGGCGCTGGCCGACACGCGCGGCCGCTGGCAGGCCGGCGTCGCGGTGCCGGCCGGAAACGTGAAGCTGCTCTCCCCGATCCCGCGGCCGCGGAAGAACATCTTCGGCATAGGCCTGAACTATGTCGAGCATGTCGCCGAATCCGCGCGCACGCTCGATACCTCGAAGGAGTTGCCGAAGCAGCCGGTGATCTTCTCGAAGCCGCCGACGACGGTCGTCGGCCCGGGCGACGCCATCGAGCACAACGCCAGGATCACCCGGCAACTGGACTGGGAGGTCGAGCTGGCGGTGATCATCGGCCGCACCGCGCGCCGCGTCACCGAGGCGGACGCGCTGTCCTGCGTCTTTGGCTACAGCGTGATGATCGACATGAGCGCGCGCGACTGCCGCCGGGCGGGCCAGTGGATCTATTCCAAGGGCCAGGACACGTATGCGCCCTTCGGCCCCTGCATCGTCACCGCCGACGAGATCGCCGATCCCCACAGCCTCGACCTGTGGCTGACAGTCAACGGTGAGGTGAAGCAGAAGTCGAACACCCGTCACATGCTGTTCAAGGTTCCTGCGCTGATCGCCGACATCAGTGCCGGCATCACGCTGGAGCCCGGCGACATCATCGCCACCGGGACGCCGGACGGTGTGGGGGCAGGGCGCGATCCGCAGGAATGGGTCTGGCCCGGAGACGTGATCGAAGCTGGTGTCGACGGTATCGGCAGGCTCCGTCACTCGGTGGTCGCTGTCTAG
- a CDS encoding cupin domain-containing protein: protein MSRLRENYREDVAGRANVEDTPELLAYYEELEKLEAGALWTVANKIEPWEPKSDSVPVLWRYRDMRELVLRSVSMVTPEKAGRRVVYLNNPGRREYSAAVGWLFSGLQIMHPGERASAHAHSASALRFIMEGAGAYTIVDGRKLTLGANDFVITPNGCWHEHGVVEDGKPCIWQDGLDIPLTNALETNFYAVHKDLTQVVTHPVNHSVAAWGNAGLRPYGEEWNNPYSPLLKFEWAPTYEALVKYSKVTDGSPYDGILMNYVNPLTGGPVMQTTGAAMQLLRPGEHTRAHRHTGCAVYQVSKGKGYSIINGKRFDWQERDIFCVPAWAWHEHGNASNSEDACLFNFNDSPTINALGLYREQAFGENDGHQPILT from the coding sequence ATGTCCAGACTGAGAGAGAACTACCGCGAAGACGTGGCCGGCCGCGCCAACGTCGAGGATACCCCCGAGCTCCTCGCCTATTACGAAGAGCTGGAAAAGCTCGAAGCCGGCGCGCTCTGGACCGTCGCCAACAAGATCGAGCCATGGGAGCCCAAGTCCGACTCGGTTCCGGTCCTGTGGCGCTACAGGGACATGCGCGAGCTCGTGCTGCGCTCCGTCAGCATGGTGACGCCCGAGAAGGCGGGTCGAAGGGTGGTTTACCTGAACAACCCGGGCCGGCGCGAATACTCCGCCGCCGTGGGCTGGCTCTTCTCGGGTCTTCAGATCATGCATCCGGGCGAGCGGGCCTCGGCCCATGCCCATTCGGCCTCGGCGCTGCGCTTCATCATGGAAGGGGCAGGAGCCTATACCATCGTCGACGGCCGCAAGCTGACGCTGGGCGCGAACGACTTCGTGATCACCCCCAACGGCTGCTGGCACGAGCATGGCGTGGTCGAGGACGGCAAGCCCTGCATCTGGCAGGACGGGCTGGATATCCCGCTGACCAATGCGCTGGAGACCAATTTCTATGCGGTGCACAAGGACCTTACCCAGGTCGTGACTCATCCGGTCAACCACTCGGTCGCAGCCTGGGGCAATGCTGGCCTGCGGCCCTATGGCGAGGAGTGGAACAATCCCTATTCGCCGCTGCTGAAGTTCGAGTGGGCCCCGACCTATGAGGCGCTGGTGAAGTACAGCAAGGTCACCGACGGCTCGCCCTACGACGGAATCCTGATGAACTACGTCAACCCGCTGACCGGCGGCCCGGTGATGCAGACCACCGGCGCGGCGATGCAGCTTCTGCGGCCGGGCGAGCACACCAGGGCCCACCGCCACACCGGATGCGCGGTCTATCAGGTGTCGAAGGGCAAGGGCTATTCGATCATCAACGGCAAGCGCTTCGACTGGCAGGAGCGTGACATCTTCTGCGTCCCGGCCTGGGCGTGGCACGAGCACGGCAACGCCTCGAACAGTGAGGACGCGTGCCTGTTCAACTTCAACGACTCGCCGACGATCAATGCCCTCGGCCTCTATCGCGAGCAGGCGTTCGGCGAGAACGACGGCCATCAGCCGATCCTGACCTGA
- a CDS encoding carbon-nitrogen hydrolase family protein: MLDLPRFKAAAVQAAPVFLNTEATVDKVCALIGEAAGNGARLVAFPEVFVSAYPYWSWVMNPVEGSPWFEKLVRSAVHVPGPEIAKIAEAAARHRINVVIGVNERSRNGIGTIYNTLVTIADDGRILGRHRKLVPTWAEKLTWAPGDASALKVHDTSIGPLGALACGENTNTLARFSLLAQGELVHVASYIALPVAPADYDMAEAIKVRAAAHCFEGKVFTIVSCSTVSQEIVEAMSASHPQARDLLARRNSAFSGILGPDGRVIGEPLIDDEGIVYAEIDLARCIQPRQMHDITGHYNRFDVFDLRVNRRPLQPARFDDGDLDANFESLSEANLETDQ; encoded by the coding sequence ATGCTCGATCTTCCCCGTTTCAAAGCTGCGGCCGTTCAGGCTGCACCGGTTTTTCTGAACACCGAGGCGACCGTCGACAAGGTGTGCGCCTTGATCGGAGAGGCGGCCGGCAACGGCGCTCGACTGGTCGCCTTTCCCGAGGTCTTTGTCTCGGCGTATCCCTATTGGAGCTGGGTCATGAACCCGGTTGAGGGTAGCCCCTGGTTCGAAAAGCTGGTGCGCTCGGCCGTTCACGTTCCAGGCCCCGAGATCGCCAAGATCGCCGAGGCCGCCGCGCGCCACCGGATCAACGTCGTGATCGGCGTGAACGAGCGCAGCCGAAACGGGATCGGCACGATTTACAACACTCTGGTCACCATCGCCGATGACGGTCGCATCCTCGGCCGGCACCGCAAGCTGGTCCCGACCTGGGCCGAGAAGCTGACCTGGGCACCGGGCGATGCCTCGGCGCTCAAGGTCCATGACACCAGCATCGGCCCGCTGGGCGCCCTGGCCTGCGGCGAGAACACCAACACGCTGGCGCGCTTCTCGTTGCTGGCGCAGGGCGAGCTCGTGCATGTGGCCAGCTACATCGCCCTGCCGGTCGCGCCCGCCGACTACGATATGGCTGAGGCGATCAAGGTCCGCGCCGCGGCGCACTGCTTCGAGGGCAAGGTCTTCACGATCGTCTCCTGCTCGACCGTCTCGCAAGAGATCGTCGAAGCGATGTCGGCCTCGCATCCCCAGGCGCGCGATTTGCTGGCACGGCGCAACAGCGCCTTTTCCGGCATCCTCGGTCCGGACGGGCGGGTGATCGGCGAACCGCTGATTGACGATGAAGGCATCGTCTATGCCGAGATCGATCTCGCACGCTGCATTCAGCCACGGCAGATGCATGACATTACCGGCCACTACAATCGCTTCGACGTTTTCGACCTCCGCGTGAACCGCAGGCCGCTCCAGCCGGCCCGCTTCGACGACGGCGACCTCGATGCGAATTTCGAATCCCTTTCCGAAGCCAATCTGGAGACCGACCAATGA
- a CDS encoding Asp/Glu racemase — protein MSAARLIRVGQIVPSSNTTMETEIPAILRAREASQPERFTFHSSRMRMKRVTKEELAAMDCDSDRCALELSDARVDVLGYACLVAIMSMGLGYHRVSQERLHKVTADNGAPAPVVSSAGALVDGLHAIGARKISLLAPYMKPLTKLVIEYIENEGIEVVDSISLEIADNLEVGRQDPLAPAEITKRLDINGVDAIVASACVQMPSLGSIQLIEDRTGLPVISSSVATTYMMLKQLGLTTAVPGFGSLLSGKF, from the coding sequence ATGAGCGCCGCGCGCCTGATCCGTGTGGGGCAGATCGTCCCGTCCTCGAACACCACCATGGAGACCGAGATCCCGGCGATCCTGAGAGCCCGCGAAGCGAGCCAGCCCGAACGCTTCACCTTCCATTCCAGCCGCATGCGGATGAAAAGGGTGACGAAGGAAGAACTGGCGGCGATGGACTGTGACAGCGACCGCTGCGCACTGGAGCTGTCGGATGCCCGCGTCGATGTGCTCGGCTATGCCTGCCTCGTCGCCATCATGAGCATGGGGCTGGGCTACCACCGCGTATCTCAAGAGCGCCTGCACAAGGTCACCGCCGACAACGGTGCTCCAGCGCCCGTGGTGAGCAGCGCCGGGGCGCTGGTCGACGGCCTTCATGCAATCGGAGCCAGGAAGATCTCCCTGCTCGCGCCCTACATGAAGCCGCTGACCAAGCTCGTCATCGAATATATCGAGAACGAGGGGATCGAAGTGGTGGATAGCATCTCGCTCGAGATTGCGGACAACCTGGAGGTGGGACGCCAGGATCCGCTGGCGCCGGCAGAGATCACGAAGCGGCTGGACATCAACGGCGTCGACGCAATCGTCGCCTCGGCCTGCGTGCAGATGCCGTCTCTCGGCTCGATCCAGTTGATCGAAGACCGAACCGGGCTTCCCGTCATCTCCTCGTCCGTAGCAACGACATACATGATGCTCAAGCAACTCGGCCTGACCACGGCTGTTCCCGGCTTTGGTTCGCTGCTGTCGGGCAAGTTCTAA
- a CDS encoding cold-shock protein, with product MTTGTVKWFNSTKGFGFIQPDNGGADAFVHISAVERAGMRELVEGQKIGFELERDNKSGKMSACNLQAA from the coding sequence ATGACCACCGGCACAGTTAAATGGTTCAATTCCACCAAGGGCTTCGGCTTCATCCAGCCTGACAATGGCGGCGCCGACGCGTTCGTCCACATCTCCGCCGTCGAGCGGGCAGGCATGCGCGAGCTTGTCGAAGGCCAGAAGATCGGTTTCGAGCTGGAGCGCGACAACAAGTCGGGCAAGATGTCGGCCTGCAATCTCCAGGCCGCCTGA
- a CDS encoding DUF6481 family protein, with the protein MKNARDNQLSDRRAASADAKSALLNAYRAAQATAAPARAARQAERALIAAAREERRLERERAKTEEQARIEAEAAELQAAAHAAALAETEAREGAEKARVARVIEDEAARKAARDLRYANRKARQA; encoded by the coding sequence TTGAAAAACGCCAGAGACAACCAGCTTTCCGACCGCCGCGCGGCATCAGCCGATGCGAAGTCGGCGCTGTTGAATGCTTACCGTGCGGCCCAGGCTACCGCGGCCCCCGCCAGAGCGGCGCGCCAGGCGGAGCGAGCCCTCATCGCCGCGGCGCGGGAAGAGCGGCGCCTCGAGCGCGAGCGGGCGAAAACGGAAGAGCAGGCACGGATCGAAGCCGAGGCAGCCGAACTGCAGGCCGCAGCGCATGCGGCGGCGCTTGCCGAAACGGAGGCTCGCGAGGGCGCCGAAAAGGCTCGTGTCGCGCGCGTGATCGAGGACGAGGCAGCGCGAAAGGCCGCACGCGATCTGCGTTACGCCAACAGAAAAGCCAGGCAGGCATAG
- a CDS encoding transglutaminase family protein, translating to MKIRAGFDIGYECENETAMLLVLSIHPGRRADLLTEHTLTFDRPIEAWGYLDAFGNACSRISAPAGLTTISTRFEIYDSGLPDPVPENAVQHDIKDLPDNVLVFLLGSRYCDTDRLADFAWKRFSATPFGGPRVQTIVDFVHAHMTFDYEKADPLRTAYGGFTDRIGVCRDFAHLAIALCRCMNIPARYCTGYLGDIGVPKDPHPMDFSAWFEVYLSGRWYTVDARHNTPRIGRILMATGRDATDVALSTAFGPALLKRFEVVTEELA from the coding sequence ATGAAAATACGCGCCGGGTTTGACATCGGTTACGAATGCGAGAACGAGACGGCGATGCTGCTTGTTCTCAGCATCCATCCCGGCCGGCGCGCGGATCTGCTCACAGAACACACCCTGACCTTCGACCGGCCGATCGAGGCCTGGGGATACCTCGACGCCTTCGGCAACGCCTGCAGCCGGATATCGGCACCGGCCGGCCTGACGACGATCTCCACCCGGTTCGAGATCTACGACAGCGGCCTGCCGGATCCCGTTCCGGAAAACGCCGTCCAGCACGATATCAAGGATCTGCCCGACAACGTGCTGGTCTTCCTGCTCGGCAGCCGCTACTGCGATACGGATCGCCTGGCCGATTTCGCCTGGAAGAGATTTTCCGCCACGCCGTTCGGCGGGCCGCGCGTGCAGACGATTGTCGATTTCGTCCACGCCCACATGACCTTCGACTATGAGAAAGCCGATCCGCTCCGGACGGCCTATGGCGGGTTCACCGACCGTATCGGCGTTTGCCGCGATTTCGCGCATCTGGCGATTGCCCTTTGCCGCTGCATGAATATTCCTGCCCGCTATTGCACCGGCTATCTCGGCGATATCGGCGTTCCCAAGGATCCGCATCCGATGGATTTCAGCGCCTGGTTCGAAGTGTACCTCAGCGGACGCTGGTACACGGTCGATGCCCGCCACAACACGCCCCGCATCGGCCGCATATTGATGGCGACGGGACGCGATGCGACCGACGTCGCCCTGTCCACCGCCTTCGGCCCGGCCCTCCTGAAGCGGTTCGAAGTCGTGACGGAAGAGCTGGCATAA
- a CDS encoding carboxylesterase family protein — protein sequence MSDSVGTRIARTGEAVPSVAQGNPLVRGPWVGELRDAVACYYGIRYARLSDAKRPRSKATAASGQLDVAGLTDVPIFRQLPSRLEIVTGPAGRINPQDDEAFYLNVWAPEGAEGLPVLVFVHGGAWASGGGAMRWYRGERLAREGIVVVTVNYRLGPAGHLAPDDDADQDHRPFGDLLQALRWVGQNIAELGGDPDRVTLGGQSAGAWYAWALASLPEARGLFRQAAILSIPQIKAWTSGYRVAFTNRVEAIRRESGAAPGSKSLLRAAAQVLSETPRIAGAMPPMYLPMLSGEAAGILESATSAAEHLHADALYVRITRHEMSVFLPPLEPGSAAGDTLMEALRARCRGEAVPHHPAPRHWDSRYAEAVELSSWLEFGRFANEIAAQARKRGRPVISREFDVEAGQPGFGAVHCIDLPFQFGNRADWDDAPMLAGWQGGAFEEISRELRGDLADFVRGRHDSSHRVFSAARHVTHPTDGNDDTCAR from the coding sequence ATGTCGGATTCCGTCGGAACGCGCATTGCGCGAACGGGAGAGGCTGTGCCGTCCGTTGCCCAGGGGAACCCGCTCGTTCGCGGGCCGTGGGTGGGCGAATTGCGCGACGCAGTCGCCTGCTATTACGGAATCCGCTACGCGCGGCTGTCGGATGCGAAGCGTCCGCGTTCGAAGGCGACCGCCGCATCGGGGCAACTCGATGTGGCGGGCCTGACGGACGTGCCGATCTTCCGGCAGCTTCCCAGCCGGCTGGAAATCGTCACGGGTCCCGCCGGCCGTATCAATCCCCAGGACGATGAGGCCTTCTACCTCAATGTGTGGGCGCCGGAGGGAGCCGAAGGCCTTCCGGTACTGGTCTTCGTCCATGGCGGGGCCTGGGCGAGCGGCGGGGGTGCGATGCGCTGGTATCGCGGCGAACGGCTTGCCCGCGAAGGAATTGTCGTTGTCACCGTGAACTACCGGCTTGGCCCGGCAGGTCACCTCGCTCCCGACGATGATGCCGACCAGGACCACCGGCCATTCGGAGATCTTTTGCAGGCCCTGCGATGGGTCGGGCAGAACATCGCGGAGCTTGGGGGCGATCCGGATCGGGTGACACTCGGCGGGCAGTCGGCGGGTGCCTGGTATGCCTGGGCCCTGGCCAGCCTGCCGGAGGCCAGAGGTCTGTTCCGCCAAGCGGCAATTCTCAGCATCCCGCAAATCAAGGCGTGGACGTCTGGCTATCGCGTGGCCTTCACGAACCGGGTTGAGGCAATCCGGCGCGAATCCGGAGCCGCGCCGGGGAGTAAGAGCCTGCTGCGTGCGGCCGCGCAGGTGTTGAGCGAAACGCCGCGTATCGCCGGCGCCATGCCGCCGATGTACCTCCCCATGCTGTCGGGGGAAGCGGCCGGCATTCTGGAAAGTGCGACCAGCGCGGCTGAGCACCTGCATGCCGACGCGCTCTACGTCCGCATCACCCGGCATGAAATGTCGGTGTTCCTGCCGCCGCTGGAGCCTGGATCGGCGGCGGGCGACACCCTCATGGAAGCGTTGCGGGCGCGTTGCCGAGGGGAGGCCGTTCCGCACCATCCGGCTCCCCGGCACTGGGATTCTCGTTATGCCGAGGCCGTTGAACTGTCGTCTTGGCTGGAGTTCGGCCGCTTCGCCAACGAGATAGCGGCGCAGGCCCGCAAGCGCGGTCGGCCCGTCATCTCGCGCGAGTTCGATGTGGAGGCCGGGCAGCCCGGTTTCGGCGCGGTCCACTGTATCGACCTGCCGTTCCAGTTCGGCAACCGGGCGGACTGGGATGACGCGCCGATGCTGGCGGGATGGCAAGGCGGAGCTTTCGAAGAGATCAGCCGCGAATTGCGCGGCGATCTCGCGGATTTCGTCCGGGGTCGGCACGACAGTTCGCATCGTGTCTTCTCGGCAGCGAGGCATGTCACGCACCCGACAGACGGGAACGACGACACATGCGCTCGATGA
- a CDS encoding flavin reductase family protein, whose translation MSYCSTIAAPPSSNEQVWGNIDLQSRTLRNLFGSYPTGVAIVTTRAPDGRPVGLTISSFASLSLEPPLVLWSLGVQSSNLDVFRDCEHFTINVLDRRDEELARQFSNSRIQDKFAGVDIDETPEGVPAIASALTILVCAHDDSRIVGDHLLMIGRVVRTASRPGEPLVFHAGRFTTLPAVEGTGSSGRQ comes from the coding sequence ATGTCCTATTGCTCTACCATAGCCGCGCCGCCGTCCTCGAACGAGCAGGTCTGGGGCAACATCGATCTGCAGTCGCGTACCCTGCGCAACCTTTTCGGCAGCTATCCGACGGGTGTGGCGATCGTCACCACGCGCGCCCCCGACGGGAGGCCGGTGGGGCTGACCATCAGTTCCTTTGCGTCGCTGTCTCTCGAGCCGCCGCTTGTACTGTGGAGTCTCGGCGTCCAATCCTCGAACCTCGATGTGTTCCGTGATTGCGAGCACTTCACGATCAACGTCCTGGACCGGCGTGATGAGGAATTGGCGCGTCAGTTCTCGAACTCGCGGATCCAGGACAAGTTCGCCGGCGTCGATATCGACGAAACGCCCGAGGGTGTTCCGGCCATCGCGAGCGCCCTGACGATACTTGTTTGCGCGCATGACGACAGCCGCATCGTCGGAGATCACCTCCTGATGATCGGGCGGGTGGTGCGTACGGCAAGCCGACCGGGCGAGCCGCTCGTCTTCCACGCCGGCCGCTTCACGACCCTGCCCGCCGTGGAAGGGACGGGTTCCTCCGGCCGCCAGTGA
- a CDS encoding DUF1488 domain-containing protein yields MTLAFPNPARSFDEVRNAVRFFGHDGMFEIRFFVEAEALAEGRARAAGMSEAQCLSAFDAMRAPIYDAARKVYAKHRRNSNTLTASDFGRARG; encoded by the coding sequence ATGACGCTGGCTTTCCCCAACCCGGCCCGCAGTTTCGACGAGGTGCGCAATGCCGTGCGCTTTTTCGGCCATGACGGCATGTTCGAGATCCGGTTTTTCGTCGAGGCGGAGGCGCTTGCCGAGGGGAGGGCGCGGGCGGCGGGCATGTCGGAAGCGCAGTGCCTTTCGGCTTTCGATGCCATGCGCGCGCCCATCTACGATGCCGCAAGGAAGGTGTATGCCAAGCACCGGCGCAATTCGAACACGCTGACGGCTTCCGACTTCGGCCGCGCTCGCGGCTGA